In Rhizobium jaguaris, a single window of DNA contains:
- a CDS encoding DUF692 domain-containing protein, translating into MNADNRTVAPAVEAGAELRFPFYPVHGLAGTSFKPEHLSAILAETGRQGFFEIHAENYMGAGGPPHHALELVRRDHPISLHGVCMSLGGPQPLNKDHLRRFRELVIRYEPALVSEHLAWSTHENTYLNDLLPLPYTSATLTHVCDHVDEMQTAIGRPILLENPSTYVLFAESSMSETDFIGEIAKRTGCGLLLDVNNVFVSATNHGYSALEYLADFPLAKVGEIHLAGHAEQTDDEGELLLIDSHDGPVADAVWRLYEIVIDRCGAIPSLVEWDSKIPDWPILRAEAVVAHAILDRRSQTLGKSYAIR; encoded by the coding sequence ATGAACGCTGACAATCGAACCGTCGCTCCTGCCGTCGAAGCGGGTGCTGAGCTCCGCTTTCCCTTCTATCCTGTTCACGGCTTGGCGGGCACCAGCTTCAAGCCGGAACATCTGTCGGCAATTCTCGCCGAAACAGGCCGACAGGGTTTTTTCGAAATCCATGCCGAAAACTACATGGGCGCCGGCGGCCCTCCTCATCATGCGCTCGAGCTTGTGCGTCGGGACCACCCGATCTCGCTGCATGGCGTTTGCATGTCCCTCGGCGGACCGCAGCCTCTGAACAAGGATCATCTTCGGCGGTTTCGCGAGCTGGTGATCAGATACGAACCGGCGCTTGTGTCGGAGCATCTGGCGTGGTCGACCCACGAGAACACCTATCTGAATGATCTGCTGCCCTTGCCCTACACGAGCGCCACGCTCACCCACGTGTGTGATCACGTGGACGAAATGCAGACGGCGATCGGGCGTCCCATTCTGTTGGAGAACCCATCCACTTACGTGCTCTTCGCCGAATCCTCCATGAGCGAAACGGATTTTATCGGCGAGATTGCAAAGCGGACCGGTTGCGGGCTTTTGCTCGACGTCAACAACGTCTTTGTTTCCGCTACGAACCACGGCTATTCGGCGCTAGAATATCTTGCCGATTTTCCACTGGCGAAAGTCGGTGAAATCCATCTCGCAGGCCATGCGGAACAGACGGACGACGAGGGCGAACTGCTGCTGATCGACAGTCACGACGGGCCTGTCGCGGACGCTGTGTGGCGCCTTTATGAGATCGTCATCGACCGATGTGGTGCAATTCCATCGCTGGTCGAATGGGACAGCAAAATCCCGGATTGGCCGATCCTGCGTGCCGAGGCCGTTGTTGCCCATGCCATCCTCGATCGGCGTTCGCAGACCTTG